The segment ACTCTCTACGTCATGCCCTCGAAAGAGGGCATCCAGTAAAGCCTAATAAAATCGATCAATTACAGAGATGAGATCAAGAGTCAGCGCAAGAGGGAGTTGTGAAAATCGTTCAATATGAGTAATTAGATAGCAATGATTAAAAGAACTTTCATTACGGGCTTGTTTATTATTTTGCCAATATTGGTAACTTATTGGATTTTGGCATTTATTTTTGGTGCGGTTAATGGCACCGTCACCCCAATTTTGACACATTTTATTGAATTTGTTGCTCCAGGTCAGTGGTTACAACATGCTTTTATGGAGTATTTTGCACCGATAGTTAGTTTTATTATCGCGGTATCGGTGATTTATTTAGTTGGTTTAGTTGGTGGTAATGTTTTAGGTCGACAAATCATTAGGTTATTAGAAGCTTTAGTACTGCGCATACCCATGGTGCGTGGTATTTATTCTGCAGTACGGCAATTTTTTGACACCTTTTCACATAACAAAGCTACGGCTTATCGTGGAGTGGTGCTAGTGGAGTTCCCGCGTGCCGGTAGTTGGGCAATGGGTTTACTGACCGGTAGTGCCACCAAAGAAATATCAAAGCATGCACAAAATAATCTAGTAAGTGTATTTATCCCAACTACCCCTAATCCAACGGGGGGATACTTAATTTTTATTCCTGAATCACAAGTAATTCGTTTATCAATATCGGTTGATGATGCGCTAAAAATGATCATTTCATGTGGGGTGCTGACACCAGCTAATTCAAAGTTAGCAAAGTAATTTATATTTTTCTATTGTGTTTTAATTATTAGTGACAAATGGATGCATACTGGTGGTGCTAAGCCAGATAATAACTATAAAAAGGAGCCGACGCGATGACTAAGCTGACGCTTAGCCAACTTTCAAATCTGCTTTTGCGCGCTTGTGATGACCTGCGCGGTAATATGGATCCCTCAGAATATAAATAATATATCTTCGGCATGCTTTTTTTAAAGAGGCTCTCAGATCTCTTTGACCAAGAGCGCGAGCAGCTTGCTAAGAGCCTTAAAAAAAGGGGTATGAGCGCCAACGCTATAGCCAAGCAACTTGAAAATTCTGATCAGTATACTTTCTTTGTCCCAAAGGTATAGATCCGCGCAGCGTCGACGCCATCCAAAAAGAACTTTTGCAACTCTGCCATAGTTCTTTGCAACCATATTACGATATGCTTTCAGCCGTCTATGTTGTCGATGGTCGCACGATTTTAGTGCTATGGGCCCCTGGCGGTGAGACGCGACCCTACAAAGCAAAAGTCAGCCTTGCTAAAGGCACTAAAGATTGGGTTTATTATATTCGCAAGCATTCAAGCACTGTGCTCGCCAAAGGTGCCGACGAGCAAGAGTTGCTTGGGCTTGCTGCCACCGTACCCTTTGATGACCGCTACAATCAAACCGCAGCGCTAGATGATTTATCGCCACGTCTCATTGAAGAATTTTTGCGTGAAGTAAAAAGCGAGCTTGCCACCACGGCATCAAGCCTTACTCTAGAAAACCTCGGGCGACAAATGAGTATTATCGGCGGCTCAACCGAGTCACCGTTCCCTAAAAACGTTGGTTTGCTCTTTTTTAACGAGGCACCGCAGCGCTTTTTTCCGGTAACGCAAATAGATGTTGTTTGGTTTCCTGATGGCGCGGGCGGCGACACCTTTGAAGAAAAAGAGTTTAAGGGCCCACTGGCGCGCATTACT is part of the Deltaproteobacteria bacterium genome and harbors:
- a CDS encoding DUF502 domain-containing protein — protein: MIKRTFITGLFIILPILVTYWILAFIFGAVNGTVTPILTHFIEFVAPGQWLQHAFMEYFAPIVSFIIAVSVIYLVGLVGGNVLGRQIIRLLEALVLRIPMVRGIYSAVRQFFDTFSHNKATAYRGVVLVEFPRAGSWAMGLLTGSATKEISKHAQNNLVSVFIPTTPNPTGGYLIFIPESQVIRLSISVDDALKMIISCGVLTPANSKLAK